One genomic region from Thermoplasmatales archaeon encodes:
- a CDS encoding CDGSH iron-sulfur domain-containing protein — translation MSRLVLHERNRPYIVKVGDQELHLCGCGLSENKPYCDGHHKLALDEKEGTFFYDSEGKRVKMTNFYENPK, via the coding sequence ATGTCTAGACTTGTATTACATGAGAGAAACAGACCATACATTGTTAAAGTGGGCGATCAGGAGTTGCATCTTTGTGGATGCGGTCTTTCAGAAAACAAACCGTATTGCGATGGGCACCACAAGTTAGCCCTTGATGAAAAAGAAGGCACATTCTTTTATGACAGTGAGGGAAAAAGAGTTAAGATGACGAACTTTTATGAAAATCCTAAGTGA